A genome region from Neptunomonas japonica JAMM 1380 includes the following:
- a CDS encoding DUF2489 domain-containing protein yields the protein MSESVIISMIAFGAFIIVFLLVFIYKKYQLIKKNRLAQQEQAEKINKVRQEKYTYVLDSLKVLSQALMSGQVGVVEGSIRIKVLIDHLDPEFHSKKSYKVFSDIFNETEHIPILKAWKSLDKRTKRKYEAFMADIENKRADEVIEAAGALNSELNRALH from the coding sequence ATGTCAGAATCAGTAATAATTTCGATGATTGCTTTTGGAGCATTCATTATTGTGTTTCTTTTAGTGTTTATTTATAAAAAATATCAACTTATAAAGAAAAATCGTTTGGCTCAGCAAGAGCAGGCCGAGAAAATTAATAAGGTGCGCCAAGAAAAATATACTTATGTACTTGATAGCCTCAAAGTATTATCACAAGCTTTGATGAGTGGTCAGGTTGGTGTTGTCGAAGGTTCTATCAGAATTAAAGTATTAATTGATCATTTAGATCCTGAGTTTCATAGTAAAAAATCTTATAAAGTGTTCTCTGATATTTTTAATGAAACAGAACACATCCCTATATTAAAAGCATGGAAAAGTTTAGATAAGCGTACCAAAAGAAAGTATGAAGCTTTTATGGCTGATATAGAAAATAAACGTGCCGATGAGGTTATTGAAGCAGCTGGGGCCCTGAATTCTGAGTTGAATAGAGCTCTTCATTAA
- a CDS encoding magnesium transporter codes for MSDDLGPLVDRIVNAGVDTDLENVAIEKAMLIDELEDLEFDQWARLLEALPIEERLSQWQLISDDVQAEVLVEMRAEARLSIIDTLATDNLEQIFSLLSPEDLIELADSLPDHLIDLALQQMDQKQRLFFEHSNQFNENQIGRYADHNLLVLPQNAKVYDALRLLRRAIPECTDTLFLTDRAGRYAGTVPLQSTFGSPGHISLVELLDEQAEPLLAEMSLEESAEVLEKSEYVLLPIIDVKGMLIGRMTIKDGFQIMRESHEAENMARAGLSESEDLFSPILKSSMRRATWLGINLLTAFLASWAIGLFEATLQQVVALAVLMPIVASMGGIAGSQTLTLIIRGIALGQISRGNLMPLLIKELSVGCFNGFLWALAIGGVVAYWFSDFMIGLVIASAIAINIMAAAFSGVIIPVLLEKLKIDPALSGSVILTTVTDVVGFVTFLGLGTLFLI; via the coding sequence ATGTCAGATGATTTAGGTCCTTTAGTTGACCGCATAGTTAATGCCGGTGTTGATACTGATCTTGAAAATGTTGCCATAGAAAAGGCAATGCTTATCGATGAACTTGAAGATCTAGAGTTTGATCAGTGGGCACGCTTACTTGAAGCTTTGCCAATAGAGGAGCGCCTTTCTCAATGGCAATTAATTTCTGATGATGTGCAGGCCGAAGTGCTGGTTGAAATGCGAGCGGAGGCACGCCTTTCAATTATTGATACATTGGCTACAGATAATCTTGAGCAGATATTTTCACTTTTAAGCCCAGAGGACTTAATTGAACTAGCTGACTCTTTGCCTGACCATTTGATTGATCTTGCATTACAGCAGATGGATCAGAAGCAGCGTCTGTTTTTTGAACACAGCAACCAATTTAACGAAAATCAAATTGGTCGTTATGCAGATCATAATCTTTTAGTGCTTCCTCAGAATGCTAAGGTTTACGATGCACTACGTTTACTACGCCGTGCTATTCCTGAATGTACCGATACGTTATTTCTAACAGATAGGGCCGGACGTTATGCCGGAACGGTCCCTCTGCAAAGTACTTTTGGCTCGCCTGGGCATATCTCGCTTGTGGAGTTGTTAGACGAACAGGCAGAGCCTCTGTTGGCAGAAATGAGCCTTGAAGAGAGTGCTGAGGTTCTGGAGAAATCTGAATACGTTTTATTACCGATTATCGATGTTAAAGGCATGTTAATCGGGCGTATGACGATTAAAGATGGTTTCCAAATAATGCGCGAAAGCCATGAAGCAGAAAATATGGCTCGCGCAGGTTTATCCGAATCGGAAGACTTGTTCTCTCCCATATTAAAAAGCTCAATGCGTCGCGCTACGTGGCTTGGTATTAACTTACTAACTGCATTTTTAGCATCTTGGGCTATTGGACTCTTTGAAGCGACGCTACAACAAGTGGTAGCACTTGCTGTATTAATGCCTATTGTTGCTTCGATGGGTGGCATTGCGGGTAGCCAAACATTGACGCTCATTATCCGCGGTATTGCATTAGGCCAAATATCCCGAGGTAATTTAATGCCTCTGCTAATAAAAGAGTTAAGTGTGGGTTGCTTCAATGGCTTTTTGTGGGCACTAGCTATAGGGGGAGTTGTTGCTTATTGGTTTTCAGATTTTATGATTGGGTTGGTGATTGCCTCAGCGATTGCTATCAACATAATGGCGGCTGCTTTTTCAGGAGTAATTATTCCTGTTTTATTAGAAAAGTTGAAGATCGACCCCGCGCTTTCAGGTTCAGTCATACTGACAACGGTGACCGATGTTGTCGGCTTTGTGACCTTCCTCGGGCTGGGAACGTTATTCCTAATCTGA
- a CDS encoding ATP-binding protein produces the protein MSLLLGGYFTYTRLQDAEYSLLERGQLLARLIASSSEFGFITNNSELLKNLSKGPLLEQDVSDILFLDGKYELILRSAEFPIDLQIASGETYNHNEYWYFTQPIITTGIPFLDNSEFQESEQIIETIGWVVVVISESRKVQQEEQIFIANTLLLLIGSIFTFFLAQRFGKRISLPILELTQTMEKIQAGQYDARITNTYTGEFNSLAIGLNNLADTVHKSIKNQENKIELATRKLQFTLHHLEQQNNALATARKRADEANKAKDDFLARMSHELRTPLTSVVGFSKLLKQSPCTEEQLEHIRIINQTSQMLLSIIDDILDFSKLQQDAITIEHIPFNLEDAVYDVMEMQAPLAHSKGLELIAHLPETERLEIIGDPTRLRQIVSNILSNAVKFTESGSVETYLSIKQLNKQQSLFTLKIIDTGIGIPQKQLEQLFKAFMQADTSITRRFGGSGLGLVIAKKLTELMGGKLSMSSEESQGTTLTLDLPLKTQKNANPITKNTSEADTTTIYYEENTSLRIAISSILKQQNNKVIAVNSIEEMKRQAEKNNVIVSIPANPQKQITLLKEIKDISRHCAKLIFLSPNCTNLPVANNIAILNKPVRPSRIQQAIERTIRIEATDTKQRVAVKAIKVVVAEDNEFNSILINKILNSFNIQAFTATTGLEAITLVKEEKPDIVLMDAHMPIMDGFEATKHIKERWPSLPIIALTANIIESEHIALYKAGVSKVLLKPINDSQLFETINALTTNVLQVDENAQKITQVTDITKYDIHPQQLEQELQSLSRQLETAFQTYQIDAIREINHQIAGISGLYELPEIECCVSSLQALISKSTMDWPSIWKVIWRLKRILDSND, from the coding sequence ATGTCTCTACTTTTAGGAGGCTACTTCACTTATACGCGTTTACAAGATGCGGAGTACTCCCTCCTTGAACGCGGTCAATTATTAGCTCGTTTAATTGCATCCTCATCAGAGTTTGGTTTTATAACTAATAATAGCGAGCTGCTTAAAAACCTCAGTAAAGGACCGCTATTAGAACAAGATGTATCAGACATACTGTTTCTGGACGGAAAATACGAATTAATCCTACGTTCCGCTGAATTTCCTATCGATCTTCAAATAGCGTCTGGTGAAACATACAACCACAATGAATACTGGTACTTTACTCAACCTATTATCACCACAGGTATACCATTCTTAGATAATTCAGAGTTTCAAGAATCGGAACAGATTATAGAAACAATAGGCTGGGTTGTTGTTGTTATTTCTGAGTCGAGGAAAGTACAACAAGAAGAGCAAATATTTATAGCAAACACTCTTTTGTTACTCATAGGCTCAATATTTACATTCTTTCTCGCGCAGCGGTTTGGTAAACGAATCAGCTTACCGATACTCGAGCTCACTCAAACAATGGAAAAGATTCAAGCCGGACAATATGACGCTCGTATAACAAATACTTATACCGGCGAATTCAATTCGCTTGCCATTGGGCTCAATAATCTTGCAGATACTGTGCATAAATCTATAAAAAACCAAGAAAATAAAATTGAATTAGCGACACGCAAATTACAATTCACGCTTCATCACCTAGAACAACAAAATAATGCTCTAGCCACTGCAAGAAAACGTGCAGATGAGGCAAACAAAGCAAAAGATGATTTCCTAGCAAGAATGAGCCATGAGCTACGCACTCCACTAACATCTGTTGTTGGTTTTTCAAAACTACTTAAGCAAAGCCCTTGCACAGAAGAACAGTTGGAACATATAAGAATTATTAACCAAACATCGCAGATGCTTCTGTCTATCATCGATGACATTCTAGACTTCTCTAAGCTCCAGCAAGATGCGATAACAATAGAGCACATCCCCTTTAATTTAGAAGATGCAGTTTACGATGTGATGGAAATGCAAGCCCCACTAGCTCATAGCAAAGGATTAGAACTTATTGCCCATCTACCTGAAACTGAGCGCCTTGAGATTATTGGGGACCCCACTAGACTTCGGCAAATAGTATCAAACATTTTATCAAATGCAGTGAAATTCACAGAGAGCGGTTCTGTCGAAACTTATTTAAGCATTAAACAATTAAATAAACAGCAAAGCTTGTTCACACTTAAGATCATAGACACTGGCATTGGCATTCCCCAAAAGCAGCTAGAACAGCTCTTCAAAGCTTTCATGCAAGCAGACACATCTATTACTAGGCGCTTCGGCGGCTCAGGGCTAGGCTTAGTTATCGCTAAAAAACTTACTGAGCTAATGGGAGGCAAGCTGTCCATGAGTAGCGAAGAAAGCCAAGGAACAACACTTACGCTAGACCTCCCATTAAAAACACAAAAAAATGCGAACCCCATTACTAAAAATACCAGTGAAGCTGATACAACCACCATTTACTATGAAGAAAATACTTCTCTTCGAATAGCCATTAGCAGCATATTAAAACAACAGAATAATAAAGTTATAGCGGTAAACAGTATCGAAGAGATGAAGCGGCAGGCTGAAAAAAATAATGTAATAGTAAGTATTCCTGCTAATCCACAAAAACAAATAACACTATTAAAGGAGATAAAAGACATAAGCCGTCATTGTGCTAAATTGATATTCCTTTCACCTAACTGCACGAATCTTCCTGTCGCAAATAACATAGCCATATTAAACAAACCAGTCAGACCAAGCCGCATCCAGCAAGCAATAGAACGGACAATTCGTATTGAAGCCACAGACACTAAACAACGTGTAGCGGTAAAGGCTATAAAAGTCGTAGTAGCAGAAGACAATGAATTCAACAGTATTCTTATTAACAAAATACTTAACAGCTTTAACATACAAGCGTTTACGGCAACCACAGGACTAGAAGCAATCACACTAGTTAAAGAAGAGAAACCTGATATTGTTTTAATGGATGCCCATATGCCTATTATGGATGGATTTGAGGCAACAAAACATATCAAGGAGCGATGGCCCTCCCTCCCGATTATTGCCCTCACTGCCAACATTATAGAAAGTGAGCATATCGCTTTATATAAAGCCGGAGTATCTAAGGTATTACTAAAACCTATTAATGATTCACAGTTATTTGAGACTATTAATGCTCTCACTACAAACGTACTACAAGTAGACGAGAACGCTCAAAAAATCACACAAGTAACAGATATCACGAAATATGACATACACCCTCAGCAACTAGAGCAAGAGCTACAGTCTCTAAGCAGACAACTAGAAACAGCGTTTCAAACATATCAAATTGATGCTATTAGAGAAATCAACCATCAGATTGCGGGGATCTCTGGACTATATGAGCTGCCTGAAATTGAATGCTGTGTCTCAAGCCTGCAAGCACTGATAAGTAAAAGCACTATGGACTGGCCTAGCATATGGAAAGTTATCTGGCGCCTTAAGCGCATACTAGACAGCAATGATTGA
- a CDS encoding zinc transporter ZntB, with product MQGLIHALELDNKGGASLLTSPFKTSSAVQWIHLDFTEHDAINWLREESGVDSIIADALLSEESRPRYNEYEDGALIILRGVNMSPESDPEDMVSIRLWIDKDRIISTRCRVLLSVQDTYRSLLAGKGPQNSGEFITSLCDKLVDRVSSFVDRVDEQVTQLEEEAIENPSRGKRKIISDLKRQIIALRRYLLPQRETFIAISKSNNEIFNNRHRLITEEVTEHLMRKLDHLESINERINVILEQLASNSSEMLNERMYLLSLITALFLPLGFLTGLLGVNIAGMPGTESPSAFWYFVIILITISGGIFWYFYSRKWM from the coding sequence ATGCAAGGACTAATTCACGCCCTAGAGCTTGATAATAAGGGAGGTGCATCATTGTTAACCTCTCCTTTTAAAACCTCTTCAGCAGTGCAGTGGATTCATCTTGATTTTACTGAACACGACGCGATTAACTGGCTGCGTGAAGAAAGCGGCGTTGATTCAATTATTGCAGATGCATTACTAAGTGAAGAGTCTCGACCTCGTTATAATGAATACGAGGATGGAGCTTTAATTATCTTACGCGGCGTTAATATGAGCCCTGAATCAGACCCTGAAGATATGGTTTCAATTAGACTGTGGATTGATAAAGATCGTATTATTAGTACCCGCTGTCGAGTGCTATTGTCCGTACAAGATACCTATCGTAGTTTGTTAGCAGGCAAAGGGCCTCAAAACTCCGGTGAGTTCATTACTAGCCTTTGCGATAAACTCGTTGATCGCGTTTCCAGCTTTGTTGATCGCGTAGATGAACAAGTTACACAATTAGAAGAAGAAGCTATTGAAAACCCCTCAAGGGGCAAACGTAAAATAATTTCGGATTTAAAAAGACAAATTATCGCTTTACGTCGTTATCTACTTCCGCAAAGAGAAACATTTATAGCCATCTCAAAAAGTAATAATGAAATATTCAACAATAGACATCGGCTCATAACAGAAGAAGTAACAGAGCATTTGATGAGAAAGCTCGATCACCTTGAGTCTATCAATGAAAGAATCAATGTTATTCTCGAGCAACTCGCCAGTAATAGCTCGGAAATGCTAAATGAGCGCATGTATTTACTGTCTCTCATCACCGCCCTATTTTTACCTCTTGGCTTTCTCACCGGGTTGCTCGGTGTCAATATTGCAGGCATGCCTGGTACTGAATCACCCTCTGCATTTTGGTACTTTGTTATAATACTGATCACGATATCAGGCGGGATTTTTTGGTATTTTTATTCCAGAAAATGGATGTAA
- a CDS encoding 3-hydroxybutyrate dehydrogenase has translation MLTGKNAVVTGSTSGIGLAIARGLAEQGANVVINGLGTPEENEGVRAAIEADFDVKVLFSPANMLKPVEIAAMITDAEKALGSVDILVNNAGIQFVSPVEEFPEAKWDAIIAINLTAVFHSTKAAIPGMKQRGWGRIINTASAHALVASPFKSAYVAAKHGIAGFTKTTALELAEYGTTVNAIAPGYVWTPLVEKQVADTAKARGITEEQVKQDVMLKAQPTKKFVTVEEIAAVAVFLCSDGAASITGSTLPVEGGWTAQ, from the coding sequence ATGCTGACAGGTAAAAATGCAGTTGTGACAGGCTCTACTTCCGGAATTGGTTTGGCCATTGCTCGCGGTCTAGCGGAGCAAGGTGCTAACGTCGTAATTAATGGTTTAGGCACACCAGAAGAAAACGAAGGGGTTCGAGCAGCAATCGAAGCTGATTTTGATGTTAAAGTACTTTTTTCACCAGCGAATATGTTAAAGCCTGTAGAAATTGCAGCCATGATTACGGATGCTGAGAAGGCATTAGGTTCAGTAGATATATTGGTAAACAATGCCGGCATTCAATTTGTATCGCCTGTTGAGGAGTTTCCTGAAGCTAAATGGGATGCCATTATCGCTATTAACCTGACCGCCGTTTTCCACTCTACCAAAGCGGCTATTCCTGGTATGAAGCAGCGTGGTTGGGGGCGTATTATCAACACGGCATCAGCACATGCATTAGTCGCTTCCCCATTTAAATCTGCGTATGTTGCCGCTAAACATGGTATTGCTGGTTTTACTAAAACAACAGCACTGGAACTGGCTGAATACGGTACTACAGTCAATGCGATTGCTCCTGGTTATGTATGGACGCCGCTGGTTGAAAAGCAGGTAGCTGATACAGCTAAAGCACGTGGTATTACCGAAGAGCAGGTTAAGCAGGATGTGATGTTGAAAGCACAGCCGACTAAAAAGTTTGTAACAGTTGAAGAAATAGCAGCTGTTGCTGTGTTTTTATGCAGTGATGGTGCTGCGTCTATTACGGGTAGTACTCTACCGGTTGAAGGCGGCTGGACTGCACAGTAA
- a CDS encoding TonB-dependent receptor plug domain-containing protein, whose translation MNYPCLSHFPQFLLVLSLSITSSTSYGYNETDLFSDIPEIVSATRISQNISEAPVSTTVITQELIQASGATDIPELFRLVPGFQVYTPNANKYAVTYHGASGEFPRNLDIRINGRPVYIPLLSTVAWNTLGISIDDIQRIEVVRGSNVPSYGSNALMGAINIITKTPIEQTSHQLTTTVGAQGKKDVTASFSGKANDLYYRVSLGHEGNKGFDFQKDGENVNLGNLHFIFTPSLYDSIDFTVGFNNGVMGIGSGDNLREYQDREHFSHFQYLQWNHIINETHEINTQLYHNYLRLETKSFNASELLNDPGLANLNAQLAFLAATLGSNYPFSSSHVSDFPVFSSAENGSTQTYGAEVQHTYSPNSFFTLASGLGLRYEKATSGVLLGSDSTVDEETYFFFTNAEWKQTDRLSWNAGLMSEFSSITSPATSLRLSSNYKLNDTLILRGAITQAYRTPSLLEENNKSAYIFPEGVPYDFISLPNDELEAEKLNAAELGLFWSLHELNGFIDLKIFQERISNGIDSWFYDGPIDLLSIAQGFRDEVRELRNASNRKSHGFEIQASIKPSKNDLIHFAYSLTKISGIQRRGELARKPDRTYDDSAPRHTGTLLLNHQFTNSLDSSVIFNYMSDVQWRDSSLIESYKTTDFKITKSFPTGHGQKLTTSFLVKNLFDHKYSQFQTKNSYDRRLYLTMKLNF comes from the coding sequence ATGAATTATCCGTGTTTGAGTCATTTCCCGCAGTTTCTACTTGTATTGTCTTTATCTATAACGAGTTCAACCTCCTATGGATATAATGAAACTGATCTCTTTAGTGATATTCCAGAAATTGTCTCTGCTACTCGTATCTCACAAAATATTTCAGAAGCGCCTGTCTCAACCACAGTAATCACGCAAGAGTTGATCCAAGCATCGGGCGCTACCGATATCCCTGAGCTATTTAGGCTAGTCCCAGGTTTTCAAGTCTATACACCCAATGCAAATAAGTACGCAGTAACTTATCATGGCGCTTCAGGCGAGTTTCCTCGCAATCTCGATATTCGTATTAATGGGCGCCCCGTCTACATCCCTCTTCTATCGACAGTGGCTTGGAATACTCTGGGGATATCTATTGACGATATCCAACGTATAGAAGTGGTGCGCGGCTCGAACGTGCCTTCTTATGGCTCAAATGCATTAATGGGAGCCATTAATATTATTACTAAAACCCCCATTGAACAAACTTCGCACCAATTAACAACAACAGTGGGAGCGCAAGGCAAAAAAGATGTCACGGCATCTTTTAGCGGTAAAGCCAACGATTTGTATTACCGTGTCAGCTTGGGTCATGAAGGTAATAAAGGGTTTGATTTTCAAAAAGATGGTGAGAATGTAAATTTGGGCAATCTACACTTCATATTTACTCCTTCACTCTATGACAGCATAGACTTTACTGTCGGATTTAATAACGGAGTCATGGGTATCGGAAGTGGCGATAACTTAAGAGAATACCAAGACAGGGAACACTTCTCTCATTTCCAATACCTTCAATGGAACCATATCATCAATGAAACACACGAAATCAACACTCAGCTTTATCATAACTACCTAAGACTCGAAACAAAGTCTTTCAATGCATCAGAACTACTAAATGATCCAGGGTTAGCAAACCTTAACGCCCAGCTTGCCTTCCTAGCAGCAACATTAGGCAGCAACTACCCATTCAGCAGTAGTCATGTAAGTGATTTCCCCGTATTTAGTAGTGCAGAAAATGGCAGTACACAAACATACGGTGCAGAGGTTCAGCATACATACTCTCCTAACTCATTTTTCACATTAGCCTCGGGATTAGGTTTGCGCTACGAGAAAGCAACTAGCGGTGTATTACTAGGAAGTGACTCAACAGTTGATGAAGAGACCTATTTTTTCTTCACTAATGCTGAATGGAAACAAACTGACCGTCTAAGTTGGAATGCAGGCTTGATGTCTGAGTTTTCCTCGATTACATCTCCTGCAACCTCATTACGACTCTCCTCAAATTATAAATTAAACGATACTCTTATCCTGCGTGGAGCGATAACCCAAGCTTATCGGACACCATCGCTTCTAGAAGAAAATAATAAGTCAGCTTATATATTCCCAGAAGGTGTACCTTATGATTTTATATCTCTCCCAAATGATGAGTTAGAAGCAGAAAAACTCAATGCCGCCGAACTGGGACTGTTTTGGTCACTTCACGAACTAAATGGCTTCATTGACCTGAAAATTTTCCAAGAGCGTATCTCTAATGGTATAGACAGCTGGTTTTATGACGGGCCGATTGACCTTCTATCCATTGCTCAAGGTTTTAGAGATGAAGTCAGAGAGCTACGTAATGCCTCTAATAGAAAATCACACGGATTTGAAATACAAGCTAGCATAAAACCATCTAAAAACGACCTTATTCATTTTGCATATAGCTTGACCAAAATAAGTGGCATCCAAAGAAGAGGGGAGTTAGCGAGAAAACCTGATCGAACCTATGATGATTCCGCACCACGCCATACAGGAACCTTATTACTTAATCATCAATTCACAAACTCTTTAGATAGTAGTGTTATTTTCAACTACATGTCAGACGTACAGTGGCGAGATAGTAGTCTCATTGAAAGCTACAAAACTACTGATTTTAAAATAACAAAATCGTTCCCTACTGGTCATGGTCAAAAATTAACAACGAGTTTTCTTGTTAAGAATTTGTTTGATCATAAGTATTCTCAATTCCAAACTAAGAATTCTTATGATCGTCGTTTATACTTAACAATGAAATTAAATTTCTAA
- a CDS encoding ABC transporter substrate-binding protein: MTYWIWRARRVNKAIFTALLLFVPILCQANSISRVTLLLSSKQPVYQLVAKSIHSSLHSSADIEEYTIDSINNISEPPEIVLTIGSTAFEKALNKFKASPIIASFLPRRVYEELLERTLRKPNNTTAVFIDQSMSRQLALARLIVPTGVTIGTVFGASSIHERERLYHAAKKTGFNIKSVALNSDDNPVNTLQPVIQESDVFLAIPDQSAFNRASAKWSLFLALRLKKPLIGFSEKYVDAGALAAVFSSPQQIGKHAAETLNTYLETEVLVGPAHPKYFTVKTNLKSIQTINIQMDDAVILQQQLGDSH; the protein is encoded by the coding sequence ATGACTTATTGGATATGGAGAGCAAGGAGGGTAAACAAGGCAATATTTACTGCCCTCCTCTTATTCGTGCCCATTCTTTGTCAAGCTAACTCAATATCTCGTGTTACCTTACTACTGAGCTCAAAACAACCTGTTTACCAATTAGTAGCCAAGAGCATTCATTCTTCATTGCACTCGAGCGCCGACATTGAAGAATACACCATAGACTCAATCAATAATATTTCAGAACCACCAGAAATAGTTCTAACAATTGGCTCTACTGCGTTTGAAAAGGCTTTAAATAAGTTTAAAGCCTCACCTATTATTGCAAGCTTTCTCCCACGTAGAGTTTATGAGGAATTACTTGAGCGGACATTAAGAAAACCTAACAATACAACGGCCGTATTTATTGATCAGTCAATGTCGCGCCAATTAGCTCTTGCTCGATTGATTGTCCCAACAGGCGTAACCATTGGCACCGTGTTTGGAGCATCATCAATACATGAAAGAGAACGCCTTTATCATGCAGCTAAAAAAACAGGCTTCAACATAAAGTCAGTTGCCCTCAATAGTGACGATAATCCAGTCAACACCTTACAGCCCGTCATCCAAGAATCGGACGTGTTTCTAGCTATTCCTGACCAATCAGCCTTTAACCGAGCTAGCGCTAAATGGTCATTATTTCTTGCGCTTCGACTAAAAAAGCCACTCATCGGTTTTTCAGAAAAATATGTAGATGCAGGGGCTCTGGCGGCAGTCTTTTCATCTCCTCAACAAATAGGAAAACATGCAGCGGAAACGCTCAATACTTATTTAGAAACAGAGGTACTTGTTGGGCCAGCACACCCGAAATATTTCACTGTAAAGACAAACCTAAAATCTATACAAACCATTAACATACAGATGGATGATGCTGTGATATTGCAACAGCAGTTAGGAGACTCTCATTAA
- a CDS encoding patatin-like phospholipase family protein: protein MRKKSVNLALQGGGSHGAFTWGVLDHFMEDGRVSVEGISGTSAGAMNAVVLAQGYMNGGADGARESLETFWRKVSEMGRYSPLKRTPMDVLTGRWDMESSPAYLMYDLLSRVASPYDTNPLNINPLRELVESSIDFEKVRACSAVKLFIAATNVHSGKIKVFEREELTPDMVLASACLPFLYQAVEIDGIPYWDGGYVGNPPLYPLFQGTKSRDVLVVQVNPIERNETPKTAREILNRVNEISFNTSLLRELRSVEFVHRLLHENKLDKDHYADILVHRIEATEQLNPLSASSKMNAEWEFLTHLRDIGRESAKVFLDANYDNLGERSTLDLVKEFS from the coding sequence ATGCGTAAAAAGTCAGTAAATCTTGCATTGCAGGGAGGTGGGTCTCATGGAGCATTCACCTGGGGTGTATTAGATCACTTTATGGAAGATGGGCGTGTCAGTGTTGAAGGCATTTCAGGTACAAGTGCGGGAGCAATGAATGCTGTTGTACTGGCACAAGGTTATATGAACGGTGGCGCAGATGGCGCCAGAGAATCGCTAGAGACATTTTGGCGAAAAGTCTCTGAAATGGGTAGGTACAGTCCACTTAAACGGACTCCGATGGATGTACTTACTGGGCGCTGGGATATGGAAAGTTCGCCTGCATACCTAATGTATGATTTATTAAGCCGAGTAGCTTCACCTTACGACACTAACCCTTTGAACATTAATCCGTTGCGAGAGTTAGTTGAATCGAGTATCGATTTTGAAAAAGTTAGGGCGTGTAGTGCCGTTAAACTTTTTATTGCTGCAACTAATGTGCACTCAGGGAAAATTAAAGTTTTTGAACGTGAAGAACTCACACCTGATATGGTGCTGGCTTCTGCCTGTTTACCTTTTTTATACCAAGCAGTAGAGATTGATGGGATTCCGTATTGGGACGGAGGTTATGTGGGCAATCCCCCACTATATCCCCTTTTTCAAGGAACTAAATCACGAGATGTATTAGTGGTTCAGGTTAACCCTATTGAGAGAAATGAAACACCGAAAACTGCACGTGAAATTCTTAATAGAGTGAATGAAATATCCTTTAATACTTCTTTATTAAGAGAGCTACGTAGTGTTGAGTTTGTTCATCGATTATTACATGAGAATAAACTCGATAAAGATCATTACGCCGATATCTTAGTGCATCGTATCGAAGCGACCGAGCAGCTAAATCCACTGTCTGCTTCTAGTAAAATGAATGCGGAGTGGGAGTTCTTAACACACCTTCGCGATATTGGTCGTGAATCTGCAAAAGTATTTCT